The following coding sequences are from one Shewanella putrefaciens window:
- the xseA gene encoding exodeoxyribonuclease VII large subunit — protein sequence MQGTKNNIYTVSRLNGEVRQILEGQLGKIWLNGEISNFSSPSSGHWYLTLKDHYSQIRCAMFKGRNQTVSFKPINGQQVLVKGAISVYEPRGDYQLLIESMLPAGDGLLAQQFDALKMKLAAEGLFAADTKRPLPKNIQRIGVITSPTGAAIRDVLHVLARRDPSIEVIIYPTQVQGETADLSICQAINIANQRLEVDVLLLTRGGGSLEDLWCFNSEALAHTIYNSALPIVSAVGHEVDTTISDYVADIRAPTPSAGAELLSQDSENKAQRLATVLSRLQQSVRHYQLKQERRLSLLEHRLQRQDPKRTLQQFEQRFDEMQLRLESALSNRLHLLSRRQQLLASRLEQQSPKHKLAIEGTRLSYLASRLQDALQDKLSQSEQRIKYAAHQLETVSPLATLSRGYSITTDIHNQVIDSVDKLAIGDDLQTRLRYGQVISTVTQIKPFE from the coding sequence ATGCAAGGCACCAAAAACAACATTTATACTGTCTCGCGGCTCAATGGTGAAGTCAGGCAAATCCTCGAGGGACAATTGGGTAAAATTTGGCTTAATGGCGAAATATCCAACTTTTCTTCCCCTAGCTCAGGTCATTGGTATTTAACCCTAAAAGATCATTACTCCCAGATCCGCTGCGCCATGTTTAAAGGCCGTAATCAGACGGTCAGCTTTAAACCCATCAATGGTCAGCAAGTGTTAGTCAAAGGCGCAATCAGTGTTTATGAACCCAGAGGCGACTATCAATTATTAATTGAGTCCATGTTACCCGCGGGTGATGGATTACTGGCGCAGCAGTTTGATGCTCTTAAGATGAAGCTCGCCGCCGAAGGATTATTCGCCGCTGACACCAAAAGGCCACTGCCCAAAAACATTCAACGCATTGGCGTTATTACTTCACCAACAGGTGCCGCAATTCGTGATGTTTTACATGTATTAGCAAGGCGCGATCCCTCCATCGAAGTCATTATCTATCCGACTCAAGTTCAGGGTGAAACTGCGGACTTGAGCATATGCCAGGCAATTAATATCGCCAATCAAAGGTTGGAGGTCGATGTATTACTGCTCACCCGCGGTGGCGGTTCACTTGAGGATTTATGGTGTTTTAACAGCGAAGCCCTCGCCCACACCATTTATAACAGCGCCCTGCCCATCGTCAGCGCCGTAGGCCACGAAGTCGATACCACTATCAGTGACTATGTCGCCGATATCCGTGCCCCTACACCGTCTGCGGGTGCCGAACTTCTCTCTCAAGATAGTGAGAATAAAGCCCAAAGACTCGCGACTGTATTATCGCGGCTGCAGCAAAGTGTAAGACACTATCAGCTCAAGCAAGAAAGACGCTTAAGTTTGTTAGAACATAGATTACAACGCCAAGATCCTAAACGGACTTTGCAACAGTTCGAACAAAGATTCGATGAAATGCAATTACGACTGGAGTCCGCGCTATCAAATCGCTTGCATCTGCTCAGCCGCCGTCAGCAGTTGCTCGCAAGCCGCCTTGAACAACAATCTCCAAAGCATAAACTCGCCATTGAGGGTACCCGCCTAAGTTATCTTGCGAGTCGCTTACAGGATGCATTGCAGGATAAACTCAGCCAAAGTGAACAGCGGATAAAATACGCTGCCCATCAATTAGAAACCGTTAGCCCATTAGCCACTTTAAGTCGTGGTTATAGCATTACGACGGATATTCACAATCAAGTGATCGACTCCGTCGATAAACTGGCTATCGGTGATGACTTACAAACTCGCTTACGCTATGGCCAAGTGATCTCAACTGTCACCCAGATAAAGCCATTCGAATAA
- the der gene encoding ribosome biogenesis GTPase Der produces MIPVVALVGRPNVGKSTLFNRLTRTRDALVADFPGLTRDRKYGRAFLSGYEFIVVDTGGIDGTEEGIETKMAEQSLAAIEEADVVLFMTDARAGLTAADLSIAQHLRSREKTTFVVANKVDGIDADSACAEFWSLGLGEVYQMAASQGRGVTNMIEYALTPYAEAMGIERQGEEEVVDERQYTEEEAEAEQKRLQDLPIKLAIIGKPNVGKSTLTNRILGEERVVVYDEPGTTRDSIYIPMEREGREYVIIDTAGVRRRSKVHQVIEKFSVIKTLKAVEDANVVLLIIDAREGVAEQDLGLLGFALNAGRALVIAVNKWDGIDQGIKDRVKSELDRRLGFIDFARIHFISALHGTGVGHLFESIEEAYDSATRRVSTSMLTRIMQMSQDDHQPPLVNGRRVKLKYAHAGGYNPPIVVIHGNQVSRLPDSYKRYMMNYFRRSLKVVGTPIQLRFQEGDNPFENKTEKLTMSQERRRKRALSHIKDRKTK; encoded by the coding sequence ATGATCCCTGTAGTGGCCCTTGTTGGTCGACCGAATGTCGGTAAATCCACCCTATTTAATCGTCTTACGCGTACGCGTGATGCGCTGGTTGCTGACTTTCCTGGCCTAACACGTGACCGTAAATATGGTCGAGCATTCTTATCCGGCTATGAGTTCATTGTGGTCGATACAGGCGGTATCGATGGCACTGAAGAGGGGATCGAGACAAAAATGGCAGAGCAATCCCTTGCTGCCATTGAAGAAGCCGATGTGGTTTTATTTATGACCGATGCGCGCGCGGGGTTAACCGCCGCTGACTTGTCGATTGCACAGCATCTGCGTAGCCGTGAAAAAACCACTTTCGTGGTTGCCAATAAAGTTGACGGTATCGATGCCGATTCGGCCTGTGCCGAGTTTTGGTCTTTAGGTTTGGGTGAAGTCTACCAAATGGCGGCATCTCAAGGACGCGGCGTCACCAACATGATCGAATACGCGCTGACACCTTATGCTGAAGCGATGGGCATTGAGCGTCAAGGTGAAGAAGAAGTCGTCGACGAACGCCAATACACTGAAGAAGAAGCCGAAGCTGAGCAAAAGCGTCTACAAGATTTGCCCATTAAGCTGGCGATTATCGGTAAGCCAAACGTAGGTAAGTCAACCCTCACTAACCGTATTTTGGGTGAAGAACGGGTCGTTGTGTACGATGAACCCGGCACAACGCGCGACAGTATTTACATTCCAATGGAACGTGAAGGTCGCGAGTACGTGATTATCGATACCGCGGGTGTTCGCCGCCGCAGTAAAGTGCATCAAGTTATTGAAAAGTTCTCAGTGATCAAGACTTTAAAAGCGGTTGAAGATGCCAACGTGGTTTTACTTATCATCGATGCCCGTGAAGGGGTTGCTGAACAAGATTTAGGTCTATTAGGTTTCGCGCTTAATGCAGGACGTGCCTTAGTGATTGCCGTCAACAAGTGGGATGGCATCGATCAAGGGATTAAAGATCGTGTGAAGAGTGAGCTTGACCGTCGTCTTGGGTTTATTGATTTTGCCCGTATTCACTTTATTTCGGCGCTGCACGGTACTGGTGTTGGCCATTTATTTGAATCGATTGAAGAAGCCTATGACAGTGCCACACGCCGCGTCAGCACTTCTATGCTGACCCGTATTATGCAAATGTCCCAGGACGATCACCAGCCACCATTAGTGAATGGCCGCCGTGTTAAGTTAAAATACGCTCACGCCGGTGGTTACAATCCGCCAATCGTGGTGATCCACGGGAACCAAGTGAGTAGACTGCCTGACTCGTACAAGCGTTACATGATGAACTATTTCCGTCGTTCATTGAAAGTGGTGGGTACGCCTATTCAGCTGCGTTTCCAAGAGGGTGATAACCCATTTGAAAACAAGACTGAGAAGTTAACTATGAGCCAAGAGCGTCGCCGCAAACGCGCACTGAGCCATATTAAAGACAGAAAAACCAAATAG
- the bamB gene encoding outer membrane protein assembly factor BamB, with product MKSWCKNLLAAGLSLAMLSACSSSDVEEEPVSELTAIQATVFPEVSWSASVGSGVGDYYSRLMPAVRYGKIFAADRYGKVIAFDEATGDRVWTKDFSEEFRDNALAKNKGARIAAGVTAARNKVFVGGESGLLAALNIEDGQVLWHIVAGGELLSKPTVADDVVVVSTSSGSLEAFNVDTGDKLWVYKMQLPNLTLRGTGSAAYEAGGFFIGTADGKVAVVVKNNGQAAWEQAIYNPTGGNEFTRMADVDMTPLILGDNLYAVSYNGNLVSMELRTGRIVWTRKYSSFNELASAGLSLFLVDDHSRIYSVDRRNGLELWSNSELTNRTLTSPAVYKDYLVVGDFEGYLHFIDRSTGTIVGRIQVDSSGLYSQPLVVDDKIYVQGRSGKLAVVTLP from the coding sequence ATGAAGTCTTGGTGCAAAAACCTGTTAGCCGCTGGATTGAGTCTAGCGATGTTATCCGCCTGTTCATCGAGTGATGTTGAAGAAGAGCCGGTAAGTGAGTTAACTGCAATTCAGGCAACGGTGTTTCCTGAAGTAAGTTGGAGCGCCTCTGTTGGTAGTGGTGTGGGGGATTATTATTCTCGCCTTATGCCGGCAGTTCGTTACGGTAAAATTTTTGCCGCAGACCGTTACGGTAAAGTCATTGCGTTTGATGAAGCTACGGGTGACCGCGTTTGGACTAAAGATTTTAGCGAAGAGTTTCGTGATAACGCCTTAGCTAAAAATAAAGGTGCTCGCATTGCCGCAGGTGTCACCGCTGCCCGTAATAAAGTCTTTGTGGGTGGTGAGAGTGGGCTGCTTGCAGCACTGAATATCGAAGATGGCCAAGTATTGTGGCATATCGTTGCGGGTGGTGAGCTTTTATCAAAGCCAACGGTTGCTGATGATGTGGTTGTGGTGAGTACGAGCTCCGGTTCACTCGAGGCTTTTAACGTCGATACTGGCGATAAGCTGTGGGTGTACAAGATGCAGTTGCCGAACCTGACGTTACGTGGCACAGGCTCTGCCGCCTATGAAGCGGGTGGTTTCTTTATTGGTACTGCCGATGGCAAAGTGGCTGTTGTGGTGAAAAACAATGGTCAAGCCGCGTGGGAACAAGCGATTTATAATCCAACGGGCGGTAACGAGTTTACGCGTATGGCCGACGTGGATATGACACCGCTTATTCTTGGTGATAATTTATATGCAGTTAGCTATAACGGTAACTTAGTGTCGATGGAATTGCGTACGGGTCGCATAGTATGGACACGTAAGTATTCAAGCTTTAACGAATTAGCATCAGCAGGATTAAGTTTGTTTTTAGTTGACGATCATAGTCGTATCTACTCAGTTGATAGACGAAATGGTTTAGAGCTATGGAGCAACTCTGAGTTAACAAATCGAACATTAACCTCGCCTGCAGTTTATAAAGATTATTTAGTTGTCGGTGATTTCGAAGGTTATCTACACTTTATTGATCGCAGTACAGGGACGATTGTCGGTCGTATTCAAGTCGATAGCTCTGGATTATACAGTCAGCCATTAGTGGTGGATGATAAAATCTATGTTCAAGGTCGCAGCGGAAAGCTGGCTGTTGTAACACTTCCGTAG
- a CDS encoding tetratricopeptide repeat protein — translation MEIYSTEEQQVDAIKQFWKDYGTSILIGAVVGLGGLYGWNYYSDMKVAKAEEASKAFQALTTKSADEAAMLAGVAEFSKNHDQKGYQALLDLIVAKTAVEAKDYPKAIDALNKVITAKPGASLDTIATLRLARIQAELGQIDAGLATLEKVSDKAFLAQREELKGDFLVRQGDVEKAKTAYQTAMDNGGVVTSPALKIKLDNLNQA, via the coding sequence GTGGAAATTTATAGCACAGAAGAACAACAAGTTGATGCTATCAAACAGTTCTGGAAAGATTATGGAACTTCCATTTTAATCGGTGCTGTCGTGGGCCTTGGTGGCCTATACGGTTGGAATTATTATTCCGATATGAAAGTGGCTAAAGCGGAGGAAGCGTCAAAAGCCTTTCAAGCATTGACGACCAAATCTGCCGATGAAGCCGCCATGCTAGCGGGTGTTGCTGAGTTTTCAAAAAATCACGATCAAAAAGGTTATCAAGCACTGTTGGATCTTATCGTTGCCAAAACGGCTGTAGAAGCAAAGGATTATCCTAAGGCTATCGATGCGTTGAACAAGGTTATTACGGCCAAGCCAGGGGCCAGTTTAGATACAATTGCAACCTTACGCTTGGCCCGTATTCAGGCGGAGCTTGGTCAAATTGATGCCGGGTTAGCGACCTTAGAAAAAGTATCCGATAAAGCCTTTTTAGCTCAACGTGAAGAGTTAAAAGGTGACTTCCTTGTGCGTCAAGGTGACGTTGAGAAAGCAAAAACGGCTTATCAAACCGCCATGGATAACGGTGGTGTGGTAACAAGCCCGGCACTTAAAATCAAACTTGATAACCTAAATCAGGCATAA
- the hisS gene encoding histidine--tRNA ligase has product MAKQIQAIRGMNDILPTQSPLWQKVEAVLRSSVSAYGYSEIRTPIVENTDLFKRSIGEVTDIVEKEMYTFEDRNGDSLTLRPEGTASTVRAGNEHGLLYNQEQRLWYMGPMFRHERPQKGRYRQFHQFGVEVYGIGSADIDAEVLMLSARLWEKLGISEHVTLELNTLGDPAERAAYRDALIAFLEQHKDKLDEDSQRRMYSNPLRVLDSKDPQVQGILTDAPALMDYLGEESSQHFAQLRELLDAVGIQYRVNPRLVRGLDYYNRTVFEWVTNSLGSQGTVLAGGRYDGLVAQLGGKDTPAVGFAMGLERIVLLLETLGLTQDIPAAVDVYVTAMGENCLVEAIKVAQELRSALPHLKVMSHCGGGNVKKQMKRADKSGASVALLIGEEELAEGMVTVKHLRNDNEQQQVARNALSAFLAELTK; this is encoded by the coding sequence GTGGCAAAACAGATCCAAGCGATTCGCGGAATGAATGACATTCTGCCAACCCAAAGTCCTCTATGGCAAAAAGTAGAAGCGGTACTTCGTTCAAGCGTCAGTGCTTATGGTTACAGCGAAATCCGCACTCCAATAGTGGAAAATACCGATCTTTTTAAACGCTCTATCGGTGAAGTGACTGATATTGTTGAAAAAGAAATGTACACTTTCGAAGACCGTAATGGCGATAGCCTGACCTTACGTCCCGAAGGTACCGCCTCTACTGTGCGTGCGGGTAATGAGCATGGTTTGCTCTATAACCAAGAACAGCGCTTGTGGTATATGGGGCCAATGTTCCGCCATGAACGTCCACAAAAGGGGCGTTACCGTCAATTCCACCAATTTGGTGTTGAAGTTTATGGTATTGGCAGCGCAGATATTGACGCCGAAGTGCTTATGTTATCGGCGCGTCTATGGGAAAAGCTGGGGATTAGCGAACATGTGACGCTTGAGCTTAATACCTTAGGTGATCCCGCTGAGCGTGCGGCTTACCGCGATGCCTTGATTGCTTTTTTAGAGCAGCATAAAGATAAGTTAGATGAAGACAGTCAACGCCGTATGTACAGCAATCCACTGCGCGTACTGGATTCTAAAGATCCTCAAGTTCAGGGGATTTTAACCGATGCGCCAGCGCTGATGGATTACTTAGGTGAAGAATCTTCACAACATTTTGCACAATTACGTGAACTCCTAGACGCCGTTGGCATCCAATACCGAGTTAATCCTCGCTTAGTCCGTGGTCTCGATTATTATAATCGCACTGTATTTGAATGGGTTACCAACAGCTTAGGCTCACAAGGCACGGTACTTGCGGGCGGACGCTATGATGGTTTAGTGGCGCAATTAGGCGGTAAAGATACCCCAGCGGTCGGTTTTGCGATGGGGCTTGAGCGTATTGTATTGCTGCTTGAAACCTTGGGCCTTACACAGGACATTCCCGCGGCAGTTGATGTGTATGTCACCGCCATGGGGGAGAATTGTCTTGTCGAAGCCATTAAAGTTGCACAGGAATTACGTAGTGCGCTGCCACACCTTAAAGTGATGAGTCACTGTGGTGGCGGTAACGTGAAGAAACAAATGAAGCGCGCCGACAAAAGCGGTGCGAGTGTGGCATTACTGATAGGTGAAGAAGAACTTGCCGAAGGTATGGTCACAGTGAAACATTTACGCAATGACAACGAACAACAACAGGTTGCTCGAAATGCCTTAAGTGCATTTTTAGCTGAACTTACCAAATAA
- the ispG gene encoding flavodoxin-dependent (E)-4-hydroxy-3-methylbut-2-enyl-diphosphate synthase translates to MYNETPIKRRPSTRIYVGNVPIGDGAPIAVQSMTNTKTTDVEATIAQIRALEKVGADIVRVSVPTMDAAEAFKIIKQSVNVPLVADIHFDYRIALKVAEYGVDCLRINPGNIGNEERIRSVVECARDKNIPIRIGVNGGSLEKDLMDKYKEPTPEALLESAMRHVDILDRMNFDQFKVSVKASDVFLAVESYRLLAKQIRQPLHLGITEAGGARAGSVKSAVGLGMLLAEGIGDTLRISLAADPVEEIKVGFDILKSLRIRSRGINFIACPSCSRQEFDVISTVNELERRLEDVTTAMDVSIIGCVVNGPGEALVSHIGLTGGHNKSGYYDEGERQKERFDNDNLVDSLEAKIRAKASQLANRIQVKDTTE, encoded by the coding sequence ATGTATAATGAAACTCCCATAAAAAGACGTCCTTCCACCCGCATTTATGTGGGTAATGTACCGATTGGTGATGGGGCGCCGATTGCCGTTCAGTCAATGACGAATACTAAGACTACCGATGTTGAGGCTACTATTGCTCAAATTCGCGCCTTAGAAAAAGTCGGTGCCGACATAGTGCGCGTTTCCGTACCGACTATGGATGCCGCTGAAGCCTTTAAAATCATAAAACAATCTGTAAATGTTCCCTTAGTGGCAGATATTCACTTTGATTATCGTATTGCCCTCAAAGTTGCTGAATACGGTGTCGATTGTTTACGCATCAACCCAGGTAACATAGGCAATGAAGAACGTATTCGCAGTGTGGTTGAGTGCGCCCGAGATAAAAATATCCCAATTCGTATTGGCGTCAATGGCGGTTCATTAGAAAAAGATTTGATGGACAAATACAAGGAGCCGACCCCCGAGGCATTGCTCGAATCGGCAATGCGCCATGTGGATATTTTAGATCGCATGAACTTCGACCAATTTAAGGTCAGTGTTAAGGCGTCGGATGTGTTCTTGGCGGTTGAGTCCTATCGTTTATTGGCAAAACAAATCCGCCAACCGCTGCATTTAGGCATTACCGAAGCGGGTGGCGCGCGCGCAGGCTCAGTAAAATCAGCCGTTGGCTTAGGCATGTTATTGGCCGAAGGTATTGGGGATACATTACGTATTTCCCTTGCTGCCGATCCCGTTGAAGAAATCAAAGTCGGTTTTGATATCTTAAAGTCGCTACGTATTCGTAGTCGCGGCATTAATTTTATTGCCTGTCCATCTTGCTCGCGCCAAGAGTTTGATGTGATCAGCACGGTGAATGAATTAGAGCGCCGCTTAGAAGATGTCACTACAGCGATGGATGTATCTATTATTGGCTGCGTAGTGAATGGCCCTGGCGAGGCTTTAGTGTCGCATATTGGTTTAACCGGTGGACACAATAAGAGTGGCTACTACGATGAGGGCGAACGTCAAAAAGAACGTTTTGATAATGACAATTTAGTCGATTCCCTCGAAGCCAAAATTCGTGCTAAGGCGAGCCAACTGGCAAACCGTATCCAAGTAAAGGATACAACCGAGTAA
- a CDS encoding RodZ domain-containing protein produces MKDHETNASIEVNETETTTPDVTLGNILKNAREEKGLSIADAAVKLHLRPGIVEDLEADNFTNIASPTYVRGYVKNYARMLGIDYAPIEACLAKQVPLVTSPAMQSFSRKTTYQASDTKLKWVSIFIVIVLLGLLVVWWMQKSTLLTTVDVSQPTMEEVAAANLTLPGDVLLTETDVSQGLTDIAVNGSMSIDGPIKDTDANTIDPNPMDTDALESNALTAGNTHSVASSNVGVPATSNQAVVANTPHTNNATGNISTASSSATLPATNAPTAQGTIAVAGQSNLNIQLAGDCWINIVDAQGKVLVDGVRGAGANIQVNGTAPFKVILGAPHVATLSMDGQAVSLADFPKGRVARLTLPKA; encoded by the coding sequence ATGAAAGATCACGAAACCAACGCGTCAATTGAAGTTAACGAAACAGAAACCACGACGCCTGATGTAACGCTCGGAAATATTTTAAAAAATGCCCGTGAGGAAAAGGGATTAAGCATTGCCGATGCCGCAGTGAAATTGCATTTGCGTCCGGGTATTGTTGAAGACCTTGAAGCTGATAATTTTACCAATATAGCGTCACCCACCTATGTTCGTGGTTATGTGAAAAACTATGCACGCATGTTGGGTATTGACTATGCACCAATAGAGGCTTGCCTCGCTAAGCAAGTACCTTTAGTGACATCCCCTGCGATGCAAAGCTTTTCACGCAAAACAACCTATCAAGCGAGCGATACTAAATTAAAGTGGGTCAGCATATTTATTGTCATCGTATTACTCGGGTTGTTGGTTGTATGGTGGATGCAAAAATCGACGTTACTGACAACGGTCGATGTATCACAACCGACAATGGAAGAGGTTGCCGCAGCAAACCTCACGCTACCTGGCGATGTGTTGTTGACTGAAACGGATGTTAGCCAAGGGCTGACTGATATCGCAGTCAATGGATCAATGTCGATAGATGGTCCCATCAAGGATACGGATGCAAACACGATTGATCCAAATCCGATGGATACTGATGCATTAGAGTCTAATGCGTTAACGGCCGGAAATACTCATAGTGTCGCCAGTAGTAATGTTGGCGTGCCTGCGACTTCAAATCAAGCTGTGGTGGCTAATACTCCTCACACTAACAATGCCACAGGTAACATATCTACAGCCTCGTCTTCGGCGACCTTACCCGCGACGAATGCACCTACAGCGCAAGGCACAATTGCCGTTGCTGGGCAGTCTAATCTAAATATTCAACTAGCAGGTGATTGCTGGATTAATATTGTTGATGCTCAGGGCAAAGTGTTAGTTGATGGTGTAAGAGGGGCAGGGGCAAATATCCAAGTGAACGGTACTGCACCGTTTAAAGTAATTTTAGGGGCCCCCCATGTAGCGACGCTAAGTATGGATGGCCAAGCCGTAAGCCTAGCTGATTTTCCTAAAGGCCGAGTTGCTCGTTTAACGCTTCCTAAAGCGTAA
- the pilW gene encoding type IV pilus biogenesis/stability protein PilW yields MKHGLSGFSLAITLSLVMTGCVTERTYTGTDIPVSERKLDRVAAARERMQLGLTYLNRGNSEQAKYNLDKAIEYAPELEDVHVAMAYYYQTVGDLVRTEQAYQKAISTKDASGDSMNNFGVFLCQQKQYEKAEKMFLAAIEMPKYTRTASSYENLGLCSRESGKAEKARQYFQMALKYDPRRSVSLLELAELETEQGDFIQARNQLARYHQVAAQTPESLALGIKIEQAMNDDAAVKKFGILLLAKFPASPQAKQYRVNLHQ; encoded by the coding sequence ATGAAGCATGGATTGTCAGGGTTTTCATTAGCAATCACCTTGTCATTAGTCATGACAGGGTGTGTCACTGAGCGTACATACACAGGAACAGATATCCCTGTATCAGAGCGAAAATTAGATAGAGTCGCCGCGGCACGGGAGCGAATGCAGCTCGGTTTAACCTATTTGAATCGAGGTAACTCGGAACAAGCCAAATATAACCTTGATAAAGCAATAGAATACGCGCCAGAACTTGAAGATGTTCATGTTGCAATGGCCTATTACTATCAAACCGTGGGTGATCTTGTACGTACCGAACAAGCGTATCAGAAAGCCATTAGTACTAAGGACGCCTCTGGCGATTCCATGAATAATTTTGGGGTGTTTTTGTGCCAGCAAAAGCAATACGAAAAAGCTGAAAAAATGTTTTTGGCCGCAATAGAAATGCCCAAATATACGCGCACCGCTTCGAGCTATGAAAATTTAGGTTTATGTAGCCGAGAGTCGGGAAAAGCAGAAAAGGCACGACAGTATTTTCAGATGGCGTTAAAGTATGACCCGAGACGTTCGGTGTCATTGCTGGAGCTTGCTGAGCTTGAGACTGAACAGGGTGATTTTATTCAAGCGCGTAATCAATTAGCGCGATATCACCAAGTGGCAGCTCAGACTCCAGAGAGTTTAGCGCTCGGAATAAAAATAGAGCAGGCAATGAATGATGATGCTGCCGTTAAGAAATTTGGTATTTTATTGCTTGCCAAATTTCCAGCATCACCTCAGGCCAAGCAATACAGAGTTAATTTGCATCAATGA